Within Quadrisphaera sp. DSM 44207, the genomic segment GCTACGACGCCCTGCTGCGCGTCGGGGGGCTGTTCGTCGACCCCGCCGGGGCGGCGCCGCTGTCGGCGTTCTGGGCCGAGACGACGGGCGATCCCCGCGGCTTCGCGGCGGTGGTCGAGCAGGCGAAGCGCGAGGTCGTCGAGCACGGCCTGTACGCCGAGGTGCACCGCCTCACCGAGCTGCTGCGCCAGATCACCCACGCCGACGTCCGCCTGCGCGACCACACCGAGCGGGGGCTGCGCGAGTGCGTCGTGGAGCTGCTCGTCGCCTTCGACCGCTACCGCGCCTACGTCGTGCCGGGCGAGGCGGCGCCCGCGGTGTCCGTCGAGGCGGTCGACCACGCGGTGGCCGTCGCGCGCTCCCACCTGCCGGCCGAGCGCTGGGACACCCTGGACGCCGTCCGCGACCTGCTGCTGGGCCTGGAGGCCGGCAGCGCCGGGCGCACCACCGACGCCCAGCGCGCGGAGCTGGTCGTCCGCTTCCAGCAGACCTGCGGGCCCGTGATGGCCAAGGGCGTGGAGGACACGGCCTTCTACCGCTGGTTCCGGCTGTCCTCCCTCGACGAGGTCGGCGGCGACCCGGACCACTTCGGCGTCGCGCCGGAGGAGTTCCACGCGTACTCGAGCTCCCGGGCGCACTCCTGGCCGGTGGCGATGACGACGCTGTCCACGCACGACACCAAGCGCAGCGAGGACGTGCGGGCCCGCCTGGCCGTGCTCTCGGAGCTGCCGGGCGAGTGGGCGCAGGCGGTGCGCTCGTGGCGCGAGGCGGCCGCCGAGCACCGGGCGGCGGAGCTGGACGGCGCGACGGAGCAGCTGGTCTGGCAGACGCTGGTCGGCACGTGGGGCTCCGCGGAGGACGGGAAGGGCCCGATCAGCGCCGAGCGGCTCGTCGGGTACCTGGAGAAGGCCGTGCGGGAGGCGAAGGTGCACACCACCTGGACCTCCCAGGACCGGGTCTACGAGGACGCCGTGCGCTCCTTCGCCACCGGGGTGCTCTCCGACGCGCGGGTGCTCGACGCCGTGGGGGCCTTCTGCGAGCGCATCGCCGAGCCCGTGCGGGCGGGCGTGCTCGGGCAGAAGCTCGTGCAGCTGTGCATGCCGGGCGTGCCGGACGTCTACCAGGGCTCCGAGCTGGTCGACCTGTCGCTGGTGGACCCGGACAACCGGCGTCCCGTGGACTACGCCGACCGGCGCGCGCGCCTGGCCCGCCTGGACTCCGGAGCGCGCCCGAGCGACCTGTCGGACGAGAAGCTGCTCGTCACCTCCCGCGCGCTGCGGCTGCGCCGAGACGCCCCGGAGTGGTTCGTCGGCGAGGACGCCGCGTACGCCGCGGTGCCGACGTCCACGGGCAACGCGGTCGCCTTCGCGCGCGGCGACGCCGGCGGGCCGGGCGCCGTGGTGGTCGCCACGCGCCTGGCGGTGTCGCTGGAGCGCCTCGGCGGGTGGGGCGGGCACACCGTCGCCGTGCCCGAGGGCAGCTGGCGCGACCTGCTGACCGGCGCCGAGGTGCGCGGCGGCGGAGTGCGCCTGGCGGACCTGCTGCACGCGCTGCCCGTGGCGCTGCTGGTGCGGGCGTGAGCGCGCCGGGCGGGCCCGCGCCGGAGCACGGCCCCGTGGTGTCGAGCCGGGAGCTGCGCCGCCGGGTCGGGCAGCTGCTGCGCGGCCCGCGGCCGCTGCCGATCGTGCAGGCGGGCGACCCGGTGCTGCGCCGGGTCGCCCAGCCCTACGACGGCGAGCTGTCCCCCGAGCTGCTGGGCGACCTCGTGGCCGCCCTGCGCGCGACCATGCACGCCGCCCCGGGCGTGGGGCTGGCCGCCCCGCAGGTCGGCCTCGGCCTGGCCCTGGCGGTCGTCGAGGACGAGCGCGGGGACGACGACGACCCCCGCGAGCGGTACGAGCTGCCGTTCCGGGTGCTCGTCAACCCGCGCTACGAGGTGCAGGGCGAGCAGCGCGTCGCCTTCCCCGAGGGGTGCCTGAGCGTGCGCGGGTACGAGGCGGTCGTCGCCCGCCCGCGCTCGATCCGCCTGACCGGGCAGGACGAGACCGGCCGCGCCCTCGACGAGGTCCTCACCGGCTGGCCGGCGCGCATCGTCCAGCACGAGACGGACCACCTGAACGGCGCGCTGTACCTGGACCGCGCGGACCTGCGGACGCTGACCGCGACCGGCACGGTGTCCTGATGCACGCCTTCACCGTCTGGGCCCCCGCGGCCTCCCGCGTCGACCTCGACGTCCACCTGAGCACCGGCGACCCGGGAGCGGACCCGCAGGTGCGCACCGCGCCGATGGAGCGCGGCGAGGGCGGCTGGTGGCGCCTGGAGGTCCCGGACGCCGGGCACGGCACCGACTACGCGTTCCGCCTCGACGGCGGCGACCCGCTGCCCGACCCGCGCAGCGCCTGGCAGCCGCACGACGTGCACGGGCCCAGCCGCCTCTTCGACGCCTCTCGGCACGCGTGGTCGGACGGCGCCTGGGCGGGGCGGGACGCGCGCGGCGCCGTCGTCTACGAGCTGCACGTGGGCACCTTCACGCCCGAGGGCACCCTGGCCGCCGCCCGCGCCCGCCTGGACCACCTCGTCGACCTCGGCGTCGAGGTGGTCGAGCTCATGCCCGTGGCCGCCTTCCCCGGGCGGTGGGGCTGGGGCTACGACGGGGTGGACCTGTACGCCGTGCACGACCCCTACGGCGGGCCGGCGGCGCTGCAGTCCTTCGTCGACGACGCGCACGCGCGCGGCCTGGCCGTCGCCCTCGACGTCGTCTACAACCACCTCGGCCCGTCCGGGAACCACCTGCACGCCTTCGGCCCGTACTTCACCGACAAGCACTCCACGCCCTGGGGGCAGGCGGTCAACCTCGACGACACCGGCTCGCACGAGGTGCGCCGGTTCCTCGTCGACAACGCGCTGCGCTGGTTCCGCGACTTCCACGTCGACGCGCTGCGCCTGGACGCCGTCCACGCCCTCGTCGACACCTCCCCCACGCACCTGCTGGCGCAGCTGTCCACCGAGGTCGCGCAGCTCTCCCGCGAGCTGGGCCGCCCGCTGTCGCTGATCGCCGAGAGCGACCTGAACGACCCGAGGACGGTCGAGCCCGTCGAGGCGGGCGGGTGCGGGATGACGGCGCAGTGGGCCGACGACGTCCACCACGCGCTGCACGCGCTGCTCACCGGCGAGCGCCAGGGGTACTACGCCGACTTCGGGAGCCTGTCGGGAATGGCGAGGACCCTGCAGGAGGTGTTCCTGCACGCCGGGACGTACTCGTCGTTCCGGGGCGAGGTGTGGGGCGCGCCGGTGGACCGCGCCCGCCACCGCGGCGGGGCCTTCGTCGTCTGCAGCACCGACCACGACCAGGTGGGCAACCGCGCCACCGGCGACCGGCCCAGCGCCACCCTGGACGACGGGCAGCTGGCGGTCGCCGCGGCGCTGGTGCTGACGAGCCCCTTCACGCCGAT encodes:
- the treZ gene encoding malto-oligosyltrehalose trehalohydrolase yields the protein MHAFTVWAPAASRVDLDVHLSTGDPGADPQVRTAPMERGEGGWWRLEVPDAGHGTDYAFRLDGGDPLPDPRSAWQPHDVHGPSRLFDASRHAWSDGAWAGRDARGAVVYELHVGTFTPEGTLAAARARLDHLVDLGVEVVELMPVAAFPGRWGWGYDGVDLYAVHDPYGGPAALQSFVDDAHARGLAVALDVVYNHLGPSGNHLHAFGPYFTDKHSTPWGQAVNLDDTGSHEVRRFLVDNALRWFRDFHVDALRLDAVHALVDTSPTHLLAQLSTEVAQLSRELGRPLSLIAESDLNDPRTVEPVEAGGCGMTAQWADDVHHALHALLTGERQGYYADFGSLSGMARTLQEVFLHAGTYSSFRGEVWGAPVDRARHRGGAFVVCSTDHDQVGNRATGDRPSATLDDGQLAVAAALVLTSPFTPMVFMGEEWGARTPWQFFTDHDPELGKLVSEGRRREFAEHGWDAEEVPDPQAESTRDASVLDWSEPGSQRGARLLAWHRDLTALRRAEADLRDDRLDRVSVAHAEDASDSPWLVVVRGGLRVVVNLAASEQAVPVAGLGAGGRVLLAWDGAAVAEGSVTLPGHAVAVVRA
- the treY gene encoding malto-oligosyltrehalose synthase, giving the protein MNAHGHAHGHAHDPRHRPAPGRPQPVSTYRLQIRSEFGFGAAADVVDHLHGLGVTHAYLSPVLAPAPGSAHGYDVVDHSRLNPEAGGREAFDALVARLHERRMGAVADVVPNHMAVPTPATLNAALWSVLRDGPDSPFGRWFDVDWSGEDHALLMPVLGARIGQVLASGELRLDGSGPEPLLRYYDHVFPVRPGTESLPLAELVDRQFYRLAHWRVADEELNYRRFFDVDTLAAIRVEDPEVFDATHALLLELVAVGQLDGLRIDHPDGLADPRGYLRRLHERTGGVWVVVEKILEGDEDLPPDWPCAGTTGYDALLRVGGLFVDPAGAAPLSAFWAETTGDPRGFAAVVEQAKREVVEHGLYAEVHRLTELLRQITHADVRLRDHTERGLRECVVELLVAFDRYRAYVVPGEAAPAVSVEAVDHAVAVARSHLPAERWDTLDAVRDLLLGLEAGSAGRTTDAQRAELVVRFQQTCGPVMAKGVEDTAFYRWFRLSSLDEVGGDPDHFGVAPEEFHAYSSSRAHSWPVAMTTLSTHDTKRSEDVRARLAVLSELPGEWAQAVRSWREAAAEHRAAELDGATEQLVWQTLVGTWGSAEDGKGPISAERLVGYLEKAVREAKVHTTWTSQDRVYEDAVRSFATGVLSDARVLDAVGAFCERIAEPVRAGVLGQKLVQLCMPGVPDVYQGSELVDLSLVDPDNRRPVDYADRRARLARLDSGARPSDLSDEKLLVTSRALRLRRDAPEWFVGEDAAYAAVPTSTGNAVAFARGDAGGPGAVVVATRLAVSLERLGGWGGHTVAVPEGSWRDLLTGAEVRGGGVRLADLLHALPVALLVRA
- a CDS encoding peptide deformylase — encoded protein: MSAPGGPAPEHGPVVSSRELRRRVGQLLRGPRPLPIVQAGDPVLRRVAQPYDGELSPELLGDLVAALRATMHAAPGVGLAAPQVGLGLALAVVEDERGDDDDPRERYELPFRVLVNPRYEVQGEQRVAFPEGCLSVRGYEAVVARPRSIRLTGQDETGRALDEVLTGWPARIVQHETDHLNGALYLDRADLRTLTATGTVS